A DNA window from Polyangiaceae bacterium contains the following coding sequences:
- a CDS encoding cobalamin B12-binding domain-containing protein codes for MDVVLIGADFEENLGVGAIAAVARQAGHAVGVVPFNVPAQAQGIAERVARAKPDVVGLSMQFQHRAHEFLALSRALRRAGYRGHIVAGGQFATLANKDVLEGRHGVDSVVLYDGEETFGELLAALEGGMSLENVAGLALSGPLGVRHTPARRLLDDLDQLPFPLRYREHTRHVGIPFIPVMAGRGCWGRCSYCSITSYYREAKQAGGGRTFRQRTPKSVAREMADLYDHAGEPCIFCFHDDNFLLPKPADSLGRLRAIRSELNEQGVGTLGMVGKCRPETLTDDLAQELAKLGVIRLYVGVENASEEGAAHLGRGKQHLAIGAALSACRKAGIFACYNLLIFEPGAHIEDVKTNLEFMRAHADHPVNFCRAEPYVGTPLQEELAASSNLGGSYLGFDYRIGDDRTELLFRIVAAVFRERNFRPDGVANRTMGLGYTVRVIEHFYEDPRGERFALSRRAAALTRRITLDTAEYLERAIDLAESADLSDRDAIERRAALLGLEVAAADGLWQRELDALHAEFEAFVESAGRPAPAARARRALRIARSVAFGATLVVGTGAVTGCGGESTTTGVTKDAGKDVAVVDPPPPDAGQDAIVVDPVPDDSGLDAGSDSTVVDPPPVDAGVDINVDPAPQDSGLDAQLIDQWRETTPRRSRRSDDLPLFAPPDVRLSAVRDGDRIAVTLNGGPDAISTRWQADGAVEGEGREVHWTPAEDDQICVAVRTQGGVAFATLRAKAV; via the coding sequence ATGGACGTGGTGCTCATCGGCGCGGATTTCGAAGAGAACCTGGGCGTCGGCGCGATTGCAGCGGTAGCGCGGCAGGCGGGCCACGCGGTGGGCGTGGTGCCCTTCAACGTGCCGGCGCAGGCGCAGGGGATCGCCGAGCGCGTCGCTCGTGCGAAGCCCGACGTGGTCGGGCTCAGCATGCAGTTCCAGCATCGCGCGCACGAGTTCTTGGCGCTCTCTCGTGCACTACGGCGTGCGGGCTACCGCGGGCACATCGTTGCCGGCGGACAGTTCGCGACGCTGGCCAACAAGGACGTACTGGAAGGTCGCCACGGAGTGGACAGCGTGGTGCTGTACGACGGCGAAGAGACCTTTGGCGAGCTCTTGGCCGCCCTGGAAGGCGGTATGTCTCTCGAGAACGTGGCGGGTCTCGCGCTATCCGGTCCCCTCGGCGTGCGTCACACTCCGGCGCGGCGTCTGCTGGACGACTTGGACCAGCTGCCGTTTCCGCTGCGCTATCGCGAGCACACCCGCCACGTCGGCATTCCATTCATTCCCGTGATGGCGGGGCGCGGCTGCTGGGGTCGCTGCAGCTACTGCTCCATCACCAGCTACTACCGCGAAGCAAAGCAGGCCGGAGGCGGACGCACCTTCCGGCAGCGGACTCCGAAGAGCGTGGCTCGGGAGATGGCGGACCTGTACGACCACGCCGGTGAGCCCTGCATCTTCTGCTTCCACGACGACAATTTTCTGCTGCCCAAGCCCGCGGACTCGCTCGGGCGCCTGCGCGCGATTCGTAGTGAGCTGAACGAGCAAGGCGTGGGCACCCTCGGCATGGTGGGCAAGTGCCGTCCGGAAACCCTGACGGACGATCTGGCTCAGGAGCTGGCGAAGCTGGGCGTGATCCGGCTGTACGTCGGCGTGGAGAACGCCAGCGAAGAGGGCGCCGCGCACTTGGGTCGCGGCAAGCAACACCTGGCCATCGGCGCGGCGCTGTCCGCCTGCAGGAAGGCGGGCATCTTCGCCTGCTACAACCTGCTGATCTTCGAGCCGGGCGCGCACATCGAGGACGTGAAGACCAATCTGGAGTTCATGCGCGCCCACGCGGACCATCCCGTGAATTTCTGTCGCGCGGAACCTTACGTGGGCACGCCGCTCCAGGAAGAGCTGGCCGCGAGCAGCAACCTGGGCGGTAGCTACCTGGGCTTCGACTATCGCATCGGGGACGATCGCACGGAGCTGCTCTTCCGGATCGTCGCGGCGGTGTTTCGCGAGCGGAACTTCCGCCCCGACGGCGTGGCCAACCGCACCATGGGGCTCGGCTACACCGTGCGCGTGATCGAGCACTTCTACGAAGACCCGCGCGGCGAGCGCTTCGCGCTGTCTCGGCGCGCCGCAGCGCTGACTCGGCGCATCACGCTGGATACGGCGGAATACCTGGAACGCGCCATCGATCTGGCGGAGAGCGCAGACCTCTCCGACCGCGACGCGATCGAGCGGCGCGCCGCATTGCTCGGCCTGGAGGTCGCGGCAGCCGACGGCCTGTGGCAGCGCGAGCTGGACGCGCTGCACGCCGAGTTCGAGGCGTTCGTGGAGAGCGCCGGGCGCCCCGCGCCGGCCGCGCGCGCCCGGCGTGCCCTCAGGATCGCCCGCAGCGTGGCCTTCGGCGCCACGCTCGTCGTGGGCACTGGTGCGGTCACCGGCTGCGGCGGTGAGAGCACGACCACCGGCGTGACCAAGGACGCCGGCAAGGACGTCGCCGTCGTGGATCCTCCGCCGCCAGACGCGGGCCAGGACGCCATCGTCGTCGACCCCGTGCCCGACGACTCGGGTCTGGACGCCGGCAGCGACAGCACCGTGGTGGATCCGCCGCCGGTGGATGCCGGCGTAGACATCAACGTGGATCCCGCGCCCCAGGACTCGGGGCTCGACGCCCAGCTCATCGATCAGTGGCGCGAGACCACGCCGCGCCGTTCGCGCCGCAGCGACGACCTGCCGCTGTTTGCGCCGCCCGATGTGCGCCTCTCGGCCGTGCGCGATGGCGATCGCATCGCGGTGACGCTGAACGGCGGTCCCGACGCCATCAGCACTCGCTGGCAAGCCGATGGCGCCGTGGAGGGCGAAGGACGGGAGGTGCACTGGACCCCCGCCGAGGACGATCAAATCTGCGTGGCGGTGCGCACCCAAGGTGGCGTCGCGTTTGCCACCCTCCGCGCCAAGGCGGTGTGA
- a CDS encoding ImmA/IrrE family metallo-endopeptidase, translating into MADPELTFDLTWEEQKADTDPTWGRLCVKLGDEVLWGRKTADGSEGVRWTWGELAEHLAEVWSWLVLENGWPAGPVVRDPKTFLAISQEWLDSMDADEAAENENMMFEFRHRHDLAMGVQGKLLPQLWVVREGLRAWVVGKTSGALLSSELVFEALEGVVEKVVRRTASSTDERWTDLANAWQRRMDRSSSELAAIAVGVSTGELSELADGDVSGTFEIDPQQAPDAFSSNELLAAARMSVPTTDASVVKAIIACMRAAPKVQTPELDQMAVNAQSVLGAGNGDTKPALVGYRMARWLRQRLNIGPDERVEPRTLLAQWNVKIDELGIDDENIEAVACWGPSHGPIILVNPHGRHSCEEPGRRATLAHEITHLLLDRTAALPLAEVIGGNVFRPVEQRAGAFAAELLVPMEVAGRAFQKGTDVLGVLKTLQQHYGASAELVAWQAYNSKYAMSWPTFSVLRKQVSRPDRFLWTVGSGGRK; encoded by the coding sequence ATGGCTGACCCCGAACTCACGTTCGACCTCACCTGGGAGGAGCAGAAGGCGGACACTGATCCGACCTGGGGGCGGTTGTGCGTCAAGCTCGGCGACGAGGTGCTTTGGGGCCGCAAGACGGCGGACGGCTCGGAGGGCGTTCGGTGGACCTGGGGCGAGCTTGCGGAGCACCTGGCCGAAGTGTGGAGCTGGTTGGTTCTCGAAAACGGGTGGCCAGCGGGACCAGTGGTCCGCGACCCCAAGACCTTCCTTGCCATAAGCCAAGAGTGGCTGGACTCGATGGACGCGGACGAGGCGGCGGAGAACGAGAACATGATGTTCGAGTTCCGGCATCGGCATGACCTCGCTATGGGAGTTCAGGGCAAGCTCTTGCCGCAGCTCTGGGTGGTTCGCGAAGGGCTACGAGCCTGGGTTGTCGGTAAGACATCGGGCGCCTTACTTTCATCGGAGCTGGTGTTCGAGGCACTCGAAGGGGTTGTGGAGAAGGTGGTTCGACGAACCGCTTCGTCTACCGACGAACGCTGGACAGACCTTGCGAATGCGTGGCAGCGGCGGATGGATCGAAGCTCGTCCGAGCTTGCCGCAATTGCGGTCGGGGTGAGCACCGGCGAGCTGTCAGAGCTGGCTGATGGCGACGTATCCGGGACGTTCGAGATCGACCCGCAGCAAGCGCCAGACGCATTCTCGTCGAACGAACTTCTCGCTGCTGCAAGGATGTCGGTGCCTACGACGGATGCGTCCGTCGTAAAGGCAATCATCGCGTGCATGAGGGCGGCGCCCAAGGTGCAGACGCCAGAGCTTGACCAGATGGCGGTCAATGCACAAAGCGTACTGGGCGCTGGCAACGGCGACACGAAGCCCGCACTTGTCGGCTACCGAATGGCCCGTTGGTTGAGACAAAGGCTCAACATAGGGCCCGACGAGCGTGTCGAGCCTCGAACACTACTCGCACAGTGGAACGTGAAGATCGATGAACTCGGCATCGATGACGAGAACATCGAGGCAGTTGCGTGTTGGGGACCATCGCATGGCCCAATCATCTTGGTGAATCCCCACGGACGACATTCCTGCGAAGAGCCTGGACGACGTGCGACGCTTGCGCATGAGATCACCCACCTCTTGCTTGACCGGACTGCTGCGCTTCCCCTTGCAGAGGTCATCGGCGGCAACGTGTTCCGTCCTGTCGAGCAACGGGCTGGCGCCTTCGCCGCGGAGCTGTTGGTCCCGATGGAGGTCGCGGGCCGTGCGTTTCAGAAGGGCACAGACGTTTTGGGGGTGCTGAAGACCCTCCAGCAGCACTACGGCGCCAGCGCCGAACTGGTCGCTTGGCAGGCTTACAACAGCAAGTATGCAATGAGCTGGCCGACGTTCTCGGTTCTCCGCAAGCAGGTCTCCCGTCCCGACAGGTTCCTCTGGACGGTCGGTTCCGGTGGTCGGAAGTAG
- a CDS encoding helix-turn-helix transcriptional regulator, with translation MSRPAPSRAATRSLGSLLRRLRGEAGLTQARLAELADVTDATVSRIERARFSPSHDLLVRLAAAVGANESDLVARKACRQAAAARSRTGPPTGHGPRLGRRGHRRSRPGNQADHRCRRPECRPARKAQRATTTSASPKRALTASSSFKYLLNASSQAAARRRFCMRRIFLV, from the coding sequence GTGAGCCGACCGGCGCCGTCACGAGCGGCAACGCGTTCACTGGGATCGCTACTCCGGCGCCTTCGCGGCGAGGCCGGGCTGACCCAGGCCCGGCTCGCGGAGCTGGCCGATGTCACCGACGCGACCGTCAGCAGGATAGAGAGAGCGCGGTTCTCTCCGAGCCACGACCTTCTGGTGAGATTGGCAGCGGCGGTCGGCGCCAACGAATCCGATCTTGTCGCGAGGAAGGCTTGCCGACAAGCCGCAGCGGCTCGGTCCCGCACAGGCCCGCCTACTGGCCATGGTCCGAGGCTGGGACGACGCGGCCATCGACGATCTCGTCCGGGCAATCAAGCTGATCACCGCTGCCGCCGTCCGGAGTGCAGGCCCGCCCGGAAAGCCCAGCGGGCAACAACAACGAGCGCGTCGCCGAAGCGGGCGTTGACCGCCTCCTCCAGCTTCAAGTACCTGCTGAACGCCTCGTCGCAGGCGGCGGCTCGAAGACGCTTCTGCATGCGGAGGATCTTCTTGGTCTGA
- a CDS encoding DNA cytosine methyltransferase — translation MSKTSKPLSVDLFAGAGGLSEGLRLAGYQTVVANDWDEWAAETYSDNHTKHGTIFVPGDITSAKVRKEILTATKGKEIDLVAGGPPCQAFSQVRNHDRETDDPRNSLYRHLLGIVRQLQPKVFVMENVVGMKNLAGGKVGGKILRDLGMNGSYNVAWSILDAADYGVPQTRRRVLIVGVRSDMGLDPRFPRRTGAAERFQLIRSLDRRSRPFYRMPEEQLAMGEMSVLDRLLDPDNLEFVTVQQAIGDLVGWKPAERLERKPSNEAFRYPGKATTAYQRIMRGSLTEVYNGDVPSIREDTTRRLAAIPQGGNFRDIPPELQGRYLNGTKWGPDIGRDELSRKHYYAYRKLHPDYFSWTLNTKTDCVYHYEALRALSVREFARLHSFPDSYTFLNGDRHSRYAQVGNAVPPLLGKAIGEALLPLIRPARYKASRQPSFRVAERTATV, via the coding sequence ATGAGCAAGACATCGAAACCGCTCTCCGTCGATCTGTTCGCTGGTGCTGGGGGCCTCTCGGAAGGTCTTCGCCTTGCGGGGTATCAGACAGTGGTGGCCAACGACTGGGACGAGTGGGCCGCGGAAACCTACAGCGACAACCACACCAAGCACGGTACAATCTTCGTCCCCGGGGACATCACGAGCGCCAAGGTCCGGAAGGAGATCCTGACGGCCACAAAGGGCAAGGAGATCGACTTGGTAGCAGGCGGTCCTCCGTGCCAAGCGTTCTCACAGGTCCGCAACCACGATCGGGAAACGGACGACCCCCGCAACTCCCTGTACCGTCATCTCTTGGGCATCGTGCGGCAGCTCCAACCGAAGGTTTTCGTGATGGAGAATGTCGTCGGCATGAAGAACCTGGCTGGCGGCAAGGTCGGCGGCAAGATCCTCCGCGACCTTGGGATGAATGGCTCCTACAACGTGGCGTGGTCGATCCTCGATGCAGCGGACTACGGAGTTCCGCAGACTCGACGACGCGTTCTGATTGTAGGGGTTCGTTCCGACATGGGTCTTGATCCCCGCTTCCCTCGCCGCACCGGCGCTGCTGAGCGGTTCCAGCTCATCCGCTCCCTGGACCGGCGCAGCCGTCCATTCTATCGGATGCCAGAGGAGCAGCTCGCAATGGGGGAGATGAGCGTGCTCGATCGCCTCTTGGATCCGGACAACCTGGAGTTCGTCACCGTCCAACAGGCCATCGGGGACCTTGTCGGATGGAAGCCCGCCGAGCGGCTAGAGCGTAAGCCCTCGAACGAAGCGTTCCGCTACCCAGGAAAGGCAACGACCGCCTATCAGCGGATAATGCGGGGCTCGCTGACCGAGGTCTACAACGGCGATGTACCTTCGATCCGCGAAGACACGACCAGACGGCTCGCTGCTATCCCTCAGGGCGGGAACTTCCGTGACATCCCGCCCGAGCTGCAAGGTCGCTACCTGAACGGGACGAAGTGGGGCCCCGACATCGGCCGCGACGAGCTGAGCCGGAAGCACTACTACGCCTACCGGAAGCTGCACCCGGACTACTTTTCTTGGACGCTGAATACCAAGACGGATTGCGTCTACCACTACGAGGCCCTGCGGGCCTTGTCGGTCCGAGAATTTGCCAGGCTCCACAGCTTTCCGGACTCCTACACTTTCCTGAACGGCGACCGCCACAGCCGCTACGCCCAGGTTGGTAACGCCGTGCCCCCGCTGCTGGGCAAGGCCATCGGCGAGGCATTGCTTCCGCTGATCCGTCCGGCCCGCTACAAGGCGTCCCGGCAGCCTTCGTTCCGGGTGGCCGAGAGGACCGCTACGGTCTGA
- a CDS encoding mechanosensitive ion channel, with the protein MGWLGHTLTEAKSAGTLWLLALVLLNTLLSRTNRERRLVVTPLVLLALHLIMVLVLGVLKGLGSAGHTEARLAALIFGAIAATTALGSIVFNQVLARLKLRVPRILEDVVVGAASVIAVLTVASRTGLNLSGLIATSAVLTAVVGLSLQDTLGNILSGLALQTDDSIHVNDWIKVGDMVGRVKEIRWRYTAIETRNWETVIFPNSMLVKGQVIVLGRREEQPTQWRRWIWFNVDFRFPPPDVLAAVNEALAAAPIERVSDKPQAHAILMDFKESYCRYAARYWLTDLAVDDPTDSAVRVRIYFALRRAGIPLSIPAHAIFVTEESSQRELQKGTEEHERRVRMLAGLDLFDSLSSDEHAALATGLRYAPFAAGETLTRQGAEAHWLYIVESGEVAVMIRDGKTEKEVARIGAGEFFGERSLLTGDPRSATIVARTQVECWRLDQAVFRELLERRPEIAEEVAEVLARREAELDQVREDLSQEAAARRMAETKTDLVARIRSFFKLDD; encoded by the coding sequence ATGGGCTGGCTCGGCCATACACTGACGGAAGCGAAGAGCGCGGGAACGCTGTGGCTCCTCGCGTTGGTGCTGCTGAACACGCTGCTCTCGCGCACCAATCGGGAACGGCGGCTGGTGGTCACGCCGCTGGTGCTCTTGGCGCTGCACCTGATCATGGTGCTGGTGCTCGGCGTGCTGAAAGGGCTGGGCAGCGCTGGGCATACCGAGGCCCGCCTCGCAGCGCTGATCTTCGGAGCCATTGCCGCGACGACGGCCCTCGGTTCCATCGTCTTCAATCAGGTCTTGGCGCGCCTCAAGCTTCGCGTGCCGCGCATCCTGGAGGACGTGGTGGTCGGTGCAGCTTCGGTGATTGCCGTGCTCACGGTGGCGTCCCGCACCGGTCTCAATCTCTCCGGCCTGATCGCGACCAGCGCGGTGCTCACCGCGGTGGTCGGCCTCTCGCTGCAAGACACGCTGGGCAACATCTTGAGCGGCCTGGCGCTGCAGACCGACGACTCCATCCACGTGAACGACTGGATCAAGGTCGGCGACATGGTCGGCCGCGTGAAGGAGATCCGCTGGCGCTACACGGCGATCGAGACGCGCAACTGGGAGACGGTGATCTTTCCGAACAGCATGTTGGTCAAGGGTCAGGTGATCGTCCTCGGGCGTCGTGAGGAGCAACCGACGCAGTGGCGTCGCTGGATCTGGTTCAACGTGGACTTTCGCTTTCCGCCGCCGGACGTGCTCGCGGCAGTGAACGAGGCGCTGGCGGCGGCGCCCATCGAACGGGTGTCGGACAAGCCCCAGGCTCACGCCATCTTGATGGATTTCAAGGAGAGCTACTGCCGCTACGCCGCCCGCTACTGGCTCACGGACTTGGCCGTGGACGACCCCACGGACAGCGCCGTGCGCGTGCGCATCTACTTTGCGCTCCGCCGCGCCGGCATTCCGCTGTCGATCCCGGCGCATGCCATCTTCGTCACGGAAGAATCGAGCCAGCGCGAGCTTCAGAAGGGCACGGAAGAGCACGAGCGAAGGGTACGGATGCTCGCCGGCCTGGATCTGTTCGACAGCCTGAGCTCGGACGAGCACGCGGCACTGGCGACGGGTCTGCGCTATGCGCCCTTCGCCGCAGGAGAAACGCTCACGCGACAAGGCGCTGAAGCGCACTGGCTCTACATCGTGGAGTCCGGCGAGGTCGCGGTGATGATCCGCGACGGTAAGACGGAGAAAGAGGTCGCGCGCATTGGCGCGGGGGAGTTCTTCGGTGAGCGCTCGTTGCTCACCGGGGACCCGCGCTCCGCCACCATCGTGGCCAGGACTCAGGTTGAGTGCTGGCGTCTCGACCAGGCCGTGTTTCGCGAGCTCCTCGAACGGCGTCCGGAGATCGCCGAAGAAGTGGCGGAGGTTCTCGCTCGGCGAGAAGCGGAGCTGGACCAAGTGAGGGAGGACCTCAGCCAAGAAGCCGCCGCGCGCCGCATGGCGGAAACCAAGACGGACTTGGTGGCGCGCATCCGGAGCTTCTTCAAGCTCGACGACTGA